From the Jilunia laotingensis genome, the window ATATAGACCTGATCACCCGAACGCAATTATTGAAAGATACATTGCCTGCCATAGCCAACAATCTGCGTATTGATGTGAAGTATACGGACTTAAACGGTGCTTCCTTAAATATCGGAGAGTTGAAACAGGGAACAGACTTCACAGCAACCGTCACCGTAGCCAATATCAGTGGCACAACGGATTATTCTAATCTGGCGTTGACCCATATCATTCCTTCCGGTTGGGAAATATATAACGAGCGAATGATTATCGATCCCGAACAGGCAGGAAGTGCAGACAGCAACAATACTTATACTTACCGGAATATTCGGGATGATCGTGTGCTGACCTATTTCAACCTGAATAAGGGACAATACAAGACATTCACTATCAGGCTCCAGGCAAGTTATGCAGGAACATTCATTCTGCCGGCCATCCAATGTGAAGCCATGTATGATCCAGTCGTTCAGGCAAGAACACGGGCCGGAAAGACGGTAGTGAAATCCGCGTCTAACTAAATCGTTAACATCATTTTATGCAGATTGTATGAATGAACACAATCCTTGTACGTGACATTTAAACTTTATATAGCGTTGATACGTAATCTTATTCAAGCAAAAATTCCTTTCTTAAAAAAGAAGTGGATAAAGGGAATAGGGATAATTACCCTACTTTTATTAGTATGGTTTATCTTTTGCCTCCCTGCACAATTATTCCATGTGCCCTATTCTACCGTAGTGGCCGACAGGAATAACGAATTGCTTGGTGCCCGTATTGCTTCGGACGGACAGTGGCGATTTCCTCTGCGCAATACAACTCCCGATAAAGTCAAAACCTGCCTGATCGAATTTGAAGATCATCACTTTTACCAACACTGGGGAGTAAACCCATTGGCGATAGCACGTGCCGCTTTTCAGAATATAAAACAGGGGCACATAGTCAGCGGAGGAAGTACTCTCACGATGCAGACCATTCGCCTGGCACGTAATAACCCGCGTACTTTTAAAGAAAAGTTCATCGAAATGGTATGGGCCACACGTCTGGAATTCCGCTATTCAAAAGAAGAAATCATGTCCCTTTACGTCTCTCACGCCCCCTTCGGAGGAAATGTAGTCGGGCTGGACGCTGCCGCATGGAGGTATTTCGGGCATCCGGCCGAAGAACTTTCATGGGCGGAAGCCGCCATGCTTGCAGTACTCCCCAATGCCCCGGCTATGATCCACCTTTCAAAAGGAAGGGATTTGCTTCTCAAGAAACGGAACCGGCTCCTTAGCAAACTTCACGATAACGGTAAGATCAGCGATTCAGACTATGACTTGGCTGTCAGCGAACCATTGCCACAAGAGCCAAAGCCACTCCCCCAAATAGCGCCACACCTCACAGATTATTTTTCTCAAACCCGGCAAGATCAATATTCGGTAAGTACCATCGAACGGAACATTCAAACACAGGTAGAAGGACTTGTCGAACGGTGGAACCAGGAGTTTGCCCGAAGTGACATCCGGAACCTTGCGATATTAGTGATCGATATAGAAAGAAATGAGCCGATCGCTTATTGCGGTAATCTGCATTTTAATAAAGAACAAAGCGGTAATCAAGTAGACATCATCCGTTCTCCACGAAGCACAGGCAGCATTCTTAAACCCTTTCTCTATTACGTCCTGTTGCAAGAAGGCGAGCTGTTACCCCATACGCTCGTGCCGGACATTCCGATCAATATCAACGGTTTTGCTCCGCAAAATTTCAGCCAGCAATTTGAAGGTGCCGTTCCGGCCTCCGAAGCCATCGCACGTTCGCTTAATATTCCTACCGTAACCATGTTACAACATTACAGTGTACCCAAATTCTACAACTTTCTGAAAGAAATAGGGCTTACCACCCTCAACCGCCCAGCCTCACATTACGGGCTGTCACTGATCCTCGGAGGAGCCGAAGGAACCCTATGGGATATCACTACAGCCTACGCAGATATGGCTCGGAGCCTGAAAGGATTAGATCATACCTATTGTACCCTCACCCACTCCGATCCCCCACCCTTCACCCTCCCCGACCTATTTCAACCGGGAGGAGTCTGGCAAACCTTCGAAGCCATCAAGGAGGTCAACCGTCCTGAAGAAATAGATTGGCGTACCATTCCTTCCATGCAGACTATCGCCTGGAAAACGGGAACAAGTTACGGTTTCCGGGATGCATGGGCAGTAGGAGTCACTCCCCGTTATGCCGTAGGAGTATGGGTGGGAAATGCCACAGGCGAAGGCAAACCGGGACTGGTAGGGGCACGTACTGCCGGCCCTGTAATGTTCGATGTGTTCAACCTTTTACCTTCTTCTCCCTGGTTCTCACGCCCGAAAGATATATTTATCGATGCAGAGGTATGCCGTCTGTCCGGACATCTGAAAGGACGATTCTGTGAAGAGACCGACACCGTGCTGATACTTCCTGCCGGACTCAAGACAGATGTCTGCCCTTATCATCACCCCGTCACATTGTCCGCCGATGGTACTTTCCGATTGTATGAAAGTTGTATTAATACGGAAATTTCTATTCAGAAAAACTGGTTTACATTGCCTCCGGTATGGGAATGGTATTATAAACAGCATCATCCGGAGTACCGGACACTTCCTCCTTTCAAACCCGGCTGCGGAGAAGATAGCTTCCGACCCATGCAATTTATTTACCCTACCATGAATGCCCATATTCATCTGCCCAAGCAGATGGACGGCAGCAAAGGTCAAATGACGTTCCAACTGGTACACAGTAATCCGGACGCTACCGTTTACTGGCATCTCGACGACAACTACCTTACAGAAACCAAAGATTTCCACAAAGTCTCCCTGACTCCTTCCGCAGGCAAGCATTCAATCACCGTAGTCGACGGAGAAGGGAATGCGGTTTCAGTAAGCTTCTTCATCGAATAATAAAAAACATTGTGTCAGTTTTGACATTTTGTATATTCTGAGCCTCCATCAATAGCTTGAATGAAGCCACAAGGCTTAGTTAGCAAAAAGAAACGATCGTAGCAGTTTCTACTGAACCATAAAAGTATGGCAAATGCCGGTTATGTCAATTAAAAAGTTCCATCTATACATAAAACTCTTTCCTTATAAGATGTGATAATCCTTATTCACTTACATTTTAACAAATCCTATCCGTATGGATTGACGAAGCAATTACCCAGAAAGAGCCTCACCAAAAACTCCTTTTCTCCTCCGATTCCTCTCCCCGGTGCCCTCCGGCATCTTCCTCGGTGAGCTTCAACACATTCATCGGTGAGTAACTTACCCTTCCTCACCGATGAGCAAGTTCTTCATCGGTGACATCCAGTCTAATCCCTGCTCCCCAAAGCGTATATATTTGCAAGTTATCGAATAATATCGCCTAATTATAGAATATTTATCCATCCGTTTCATTTATCAGCACCTATCAATCAAAATGCTCGGTAAGGAAACAAGATCATTTGCTTCCACTTTGTCACTTATTCCACTCACTCACCTACAAAAGTTGAATATAATCATTCACCTCTTCCTCCCATAAATTGATACAATCTTCGTATCTTTGCCTCCATGAAGCAGATTTTAAAAGAAAACGGAGGTTTGCCAGCGTCCATTCTTTGGACACTGGCAATTGTCGCAGGTATATCAGTAGCAAACCTTTACTATAACCAACCCCTGCTAAATATGATACGGCAGGAATTGGGAGTATCCGAATTTAAAACCAATCTTATCTCTATGATCACACAGATAGGATATGCATTGGGATTATTGTTTATTATTCCGTTGGGTGACTTGTACCAACGGAAAAACATTATCATCACCAATTTCTCCATACTGATTGTCTCATTGCTGACCATCGCTTTAGCTCCGAATATACACATCATACTGATAGCGTCTCTATTTACCGGTATCTGTTCGGTGATTCCACAGATATTCATACCGATAGCCTCTCAGTTTTCAAAGCCGGAAAATAAAGGCAGGAACGTAGGAATCGTAGTGTCGGGATTGCTGACCGGAATTCTTGCATCCCGGGTAATAAGTGGTTTCATAGGCGAACTTTTCGGATGGAGAGAGATGTATTACATCGCAGCTGGAATGATGCTGATTTGTGGGATTGTTGTAGTCAAAGTCTTACCGGATATAAAACCTACTTTCAGTGGAAAATACAGCGAATTGATGAAATCTCTGTTCTTGTTGTTGAAAGAATACCCTCAACTACGAATTTACTCGATCCGTGCCGCGCTCGCATTCGGTTCATTCCTTGCCATGTGGTCGTGTCTCGCCTTCAAGATGGGACAAGCTCCGTTCCATGCAAACAGCAACGTCATCGGAATGTTGGGTCTTTGCGGCATTGCCGGAGCGCTTTCGGCATCATTGGTCGGTAAATATGTAAGGCGGATTGGTGTGCGACGGTTTAATTTTATAGGTTGTGGGTTAATACTTTTTGCCTGGTTTCTGCTATTCGTGGGGGAAAACACCTATTTCGGGATCGTTGCAGGGATCATTATTATCGATATAGGCATGCAATGCATCCAGTTAAGTAACCAGACGAGTCTTTTCAGCCTGTGTCCCAGTGCCTCTAACCGAATCAATACCATTTTTATGACGACCTACTTCATTGGAGGCTCTTTCGGAACATTTCTGGCAGGTACCTTTTGGCAATCTTTCGGATGGTATGGCGTGATAGGCACAGGAGTCATACTGACAAGCTGTTCATTATTTATCACTTTATTTTCACGAAAGTAGATCAAAACAATGCTTAAGATTGTTGTTAATCTTGCATATCATCCTGAAAACTTATGAAGTACGGAGTCAACAGACAGGTTTTACTGATCACCGCCGGTATAGTATGGATCGTAGCGGGAGCCAATATCCTGCGGATAGGGATTGTGACATGGCTGAACGATTCACAATATTGGCTTTTTAAAATAGGGGAAGCCATAGTGGTATTCCTGCTGTTTTTTATACTTATATTCAGAAGGTTGTACTATAAACATACCGAACGTATCAGCCAAAAGAAGCATGAGAAAAATTGTCCTTTTTCATTTTTCGATGTAAAGGGTTGGGTCATCATGACTTTTATGATTTCACTGGGAATCGGTATCCGAAGCATGCACCTGTTACCCAATAGTTTCATATCCGTGTTTTACACGGGATTATCACTGGCACTGATCGCTACAGGATTTCTGTTCATCCGCTACTGGTGGATAAGGCGGCATGTATTGAATAATCCAAAAACAGAATAACATGAGTTTGTCACCAATAGACTTGAAAGAATTTACCCGTTTCCAACAAAATGAAATCACGGAAAGTATCGTCTACGACCATTTGGCAGCTATTGAAAAAGACCCTTCCAACCGTAAAGTTCTTCAACTGATTTCGGCTCAGGAAAAGGCTCACTATCATACGTTAAAGAAATATACTTTGACAGATACACGTCCCAACCGATGGCGCATTGCCAAATATTATTGGCTGGCACGTGTTTTGGGCATCACTTTTGCTATTAAACTCATGGAGTCAAGGGAAGAAAATGCCCACAATAATTACTCAAGATACACAGATTGTGAAGATTTGCAGCGACTTTCACGCGAAGAAGAAGAACACGAAGAAAAGCTTGTGGAATTGATTAATGAAGAAAGACTGGAATATATGGGTTCCGTGGTACTCGGACTGAACGACGCATTAGTCGAATTTACCGGAGCATTGGCCGGATTCACACTGGCATTGAGCGACCACAGGCTGATCGCATTAACCGGT encodes:
- the pbpC gene encoding penicillin-binding protein 1C, with the protein product MKGIGIITLLLLVWFIFCLPAQLFHVPYSTVVADRNNELLGARIASDGQWRFPLRNTTPDKVKTCLIEFEDHHFYQHWGVNPLAIARAAFQNIKQGHIVSGGSTLTMQTIRLARNNPRTFKEKFIEMVWATRLEFRYSKEEIMSLYVSHAPFGGNVVGLDAAAWRYFGHPAEELSWAEAAMLAVLPNAPAMIHLSKGRDLLLKKRNRLLSKLHDNGKISDSDYDLAVSEPLPQEPKPLPQIAPHLTDYFSQTRQDQYSVSTIERNIQTQVEGLVERWNQEFARSDIRNLAILVIDIERNEPIAYCGNLHFNKEQSGNQVDIIRSPRSTGSILKPFLYYVLLQEGELLPHTLVPDIPININGFAPQNFSQQFEGAVPASEAIARSLNIPTVTMLQHYSVPKFYNFLKEIGLTTLNRPASHYGLSLILGGAEGTLWDITTAYADMARSLKGLDHTYCTLTHSDPPPFTLPDLFQPGGVWQTFEAIKEVNRPEEIDWRTIPSMQTIAWKTGTSYGFRDAWAVGVTPRYAVGVWVGNATGEGKPGLVGARTAGPVMFDVFNLLPSSPWFSRPKDIFIDAEVCRLSGHLKGRFCEETDTVLILPAGLKTDVCPYHHPVTLSADGTFRLYESCINTEISIQKNWFTLPPVWEWYYKQHHPEYRTLPPFKPGCGEDSFRPMQFIYPTMNAHIHLPKQMDGSKGQMTFQLVHSNPDATVYWHLDDNYLTETKDFHKVSLTPSAGKHSITVVDGEGNAVSVSFFIE
- a CDS encoding MFS transporter — encoded protein: MKQILKENGGLPASILWTLAIVAGISVANLYYNQPLLNMIRQELGVSEFKTNLISMITQIGYALGLLFIIPLGDLYQRKNIIITNFSILIVSLLTIALAPNIHIILIASLFTGICSVIPQIFIPIASQFSKPENKGRNVGIVVSGLLTGILASRVISGFIGELFGWREMYYIAAGMMLICGIVVVKVLPDIKPTFSGKYSELMKSLFLLLKEYPQLRIYSIRAALAFGSFLAMWSCLAFKMGQAPFHANSNVIGMLGLCGIAGALSASLVGKYVRRIGVRRFNFIGCGLILFAWFLLFVGENTYFGIVAGIIIIDIGMQCIQLSNQTSLFSLCPSASNRINTIFMTTYFIGGSFGTFLAGTFWQSFGWYGVIGTGVILTSCSLFITLFSRK
- a CDS encoding VIT1/CCC1 transporter family protein, encoding MSLSPIDLKEFTRFQQNEITESIVYDHLAAIEKDPSNRKVLQLISAQEKAHYHTLKKYTLTDTRPNRWRIAKYYWLARVLGITFAIKLMESREENAHNNYSRYTDCEDLQRLSREEEEHEEKLVELINEERLEYMGSVVLGLNDALVEFTGALAGFTLALSDHRLIALTGSITGIAAALSMASSEYLSTKSEGDPNKHPVKAAIYTGIAYIITVAALVTPFILISNVLMALGIMLAMALGIIALFNYYYSVARGESFRKRFTEMAVLSFSVAGISFLIGYALKTFTGIDA